A portion of the Gasterosteus aculeatus chromosome 12, fGasAcu3.hap1.1, whole genome shotgun sequence genome contains these proteins:
- the LOC120813043 gene encoding phenazine biosynthesis-like domain-containing protein 2 isoform X3 yields MNLSETAFITRVNPSENFTTGSRFRLRWFTPTTEINLCGHATLASAAVLFKHKKNVNPNLVFETRSGDLAVTQQGEGYVMDFPLNPPTQEDANDFRDVIKAAVGNHPIQDVYLCAQTKKLLVRLSDSCDRSVLTSLKVDPVALQRSETSGRVKGLIITMKGSPEIQPGYDFYSRYFAPWNGVPEDPVTGSAHTVLGSYWSNKLGKNKMLAYQCSSRGGELQLEVRPDGRINIFGESVTVLQGTITL; encoded by the exons GATCAAGGTTCCGACTGCGATGGTTCACACCAACGACTGAAATTAACCTGTGTGGTCACGCCACTCTGGCCTCAGCCGCGGTGCTGTTCAAGCATAAGA AGAACGTGAATCCTAACCTGGTGTTTGAGACAAGGAGTGGTGATCTGGCGGTCACCCAGCAGGGGGAAGGGTACGTCATGGACTTTCCTCTCAACCCACCCACCCAGGAG GATGCAAATGACTTCAGAGACGTCATCAAG GCTGCAGTTGGAAACCACCCGATCCAGGATGTTTATCTTTGCGCCCAAACTAAAAAACTGTTGGTTCGACTGTCTGACAGCTGTGACag GTCAGTCCTAACCAGCCTGAAGGTCGACCCCGTAGCTCTCCAGCGCAGTGAGACAAGTGGAAGAGTCAAAGGACTAATCATCACCATGAAAG GATCCCCGGAAATTCAGCCTGGATACGACTTCTACTCCAGATACTTTGCTCCATGGAACGGCGTCCCTGAGGATCCCGTCACTG GTTCTGCCCACACCGTGCTGGGGAGCTACTGGTCTAACAAACTGGGAAAGAATAAAATGCTGG CGTACCAGTGCTCCAGTCGAGGCGGAGAGCTGCAACTGGAAGTTCGACCTGACGGCAGAATAAACATATTCGGAGAGTCCGTCACGGTGCTGCAGGGAACGATCACCCTGTAG